One window of the Micromonas commoda chromosome 11, complete sequence genome contains the following:
- the SSIB gene encoding glycosyltransferase family 5 protein (candidate glycogen synthase), with protein IVFVTAEVSPWSKTGGLGDVCGALPAALAARGNRVVVVAPMYERYGDAHDTGHHSTFHLNHGDQHVRYFARYKDDVTYLFVAHPALERGGGGRIYGGSPGNPYHDNDFRFALLSMAAIESLLAVPWEDLFFGGGDAGAERMKRAYFETAPVFVANDWHAALVPLFLAARYQANAEWTLKPRREWGTDGAAASIARASCVTIVHNLFHLGIVAPDRYRSLGLPEENTEWFPALRWRWRDGGESMNFLKAGLATSSAAVLVSPSYANEVQTNELGCGMDKVLRSVGNFGSDVDLGFLNGMSGKLRGIVNGIDVDEWNPATDPHIPAHFDVGTSEKGVVERADGCTVWDVARGKAACKAALQRELGLEVDPNAPLVGFIGRLDYQKGVDVLLDVVPHIVHNGGQVVMLGSGDPGLEHGMRTMEQNHRGRAVGWVGFSVPMSHKITAASDILAMPSRFEPCGLNQLYALRYGTLPVAHATGGLRDTVRGRVGWPFAPCEPGALRRAMDRAMETYKASEGNTRLDSRWRRKQERAMTSDLSWNVAAEKYEKLMGKIAMDPP; from the coding sequence ATCGTCttcgtcaccgcggaggtgTCGCCTTGGAGCAAAACCGGCGGGTTGGGCGACGTGTGCGGCGCcctgcccgcggcgctggccgccAGGGGTAAcagggtcgtcgtcgtcgccccgatGTACGAGCggtacggcgacgcgcacgacacCGGCCACCACTCCACGTTCCACCTCAACCACGGCGACCAGCACGTGCGTTACTTTGCGCGTTACAAGGACGACGTGACCTACCTCTTCGTCGCGCACCCCGCGctggaacgcggcggcggcggccgaatATACGGCGGCAGCCCGGGGAACCCGTACCACGACAACGACTTTCGCTTTGCGCTCCtgtcgatggcggcgattGAGTCGTTGCTCGCGGTGCCGTGGGAGGATctcttcttcggcggcggcgacgcgggtgccgagcgAATGAAGCGCGCGTACTTCGAGACTGCGCCGGTGTTCGTCGCCAACGACTggcacgccgcgctcgtgcccCTCTTCCTCGCGGCCAGGTACCAGGCCAACGCCGAGTGGACGCTgaagccgcgccgcgagtggggcaccgacggcgccgccgcgtcgatcgcccgcgcgtcgtgcgtGACGATCGTCCACAACCTGTTCCacctcggcatcgtcgcccccgaccgGTACCGGTCGCTGGGTCTGCCGGAGGAGAACACCGAGTGGTTCCCCGCGCtgcggtggcggtggagggACGGCGGTGAGAGCATGAACTTTCTCAAGGCTGGCCTCGccacgtcgagcgccgcggtgctcgtgTCCCCGTCGTACGCCAACGAGGTGCAGACGAACGAGCTCGGGTGCGGCATGGACAAGGTGCTTCGATCCGTCGGGAACTTTGGCAGCGACGTGGACCTGGGGTTTCTCAACGGGATGTCCGGCAAGCTGCGGGGCATCGTCAACggcatcgacgtcgacgagtgGAATCCCGCGACGGATCCCCACATCCCAGCGCACTTTGACGTAGGGACGTCGGAgaagggcgtcgtcgaacggGCGGACGGGTGCACCGTGTGGGACGTGGCGCGGGGTAAGGCGGCGTGCAAGGCGGCGCTGCAGCGCGAACTCGGGCTGGAGGTggacccgaacgcgccccTCGTCGGCTTCATCGGCAGGCTCGATTACCAAAaaggcgtcgacgtgctACTCGACGTCGTGCCGCACATTGTGCACAACGGCGGACAGGTGGTGATGCTCGGCAGCGGCGACCCGGGGCTGGAACACGGGATGAGGACGATGGAGCAGAACCACAGGGGCAGGGCCGTCGGCTGGGTCGGGTTCTCCGTGCCCATGTCCCACAagatcaccgccgcgtcggacaTACTCGCCATGCCGTCGCGGTTCGAGCCGTGCGGTTTGAACCAGCTGTACGCGCTGCGGTACGGGACGCTGCCcgtggcgcacgcgacgggTGGGCTACGGGATaccgtccgcgggcgcgtgggttggccgttcgcgccgtgcgaacccggcgcgttaaggcgcgcgatggaccgcGCGATGGAGACGTACAAGGCTTCGGAAGGGAACACGCGTCTGGACAGCCGGTGGCGAAGGAAgcaggagcgcgcgatgacgtcggaCCTGTCCtggaacgtcgccgcggaaaAGTACGAGAAGCTCATGGGAAAGATCGCGATGGACCCTCCG
- a CDS encoding predicted protein, which produces MSATRWDDYGSVPPPTPLFRDDETRRRRRDWDDWDARDRYRDDGPSLFSVTLFGFLFFAALVGVGYVASGARGSLWDNGPRARNVDHRTRTEAADLGMCQPQCDYVNNAAPRSLIIYNTTWRAGLADRQDMYSGVLAQLAALTCARVALMPPKLALDPGHNNGVYMPYEWRWDTYIANRSLVPFASPLDVDAYYDYASYDEEAFDASHGPREPVLMDWSNDAVVIARDYMDPYNNPGVVIFGDHAEALTDDKILANLRRAIECARNGVPFIWKMNFEIAWGPRYDWWVREFVGDDAGKAGLMYAVKQASLERELRAFGALDPGVGLRDCTLAEVTTSDVIDRLADIATARALSASGLGRSVEDPAGDPAGDPGAADPGDAKFAALHARRGDELAWCDTSPGALDDFVECALANATDPDVRAGKVPVIWFTDDSEEWYWNESTASMRAGMLRYIRRDGGDHFPGVVYGESLVNATVEEMLVRVADEMGVDVGGFGTDRRHAGDNYLRYQIGVEMMQRAEANADAYWNIHYSYRGGKPFKYGTCARGRGHPCARDGPVLRMARGEEDALAEFDHLLDVGNNAYLVGGVELQRDREALKANATANITTNTDPGGVVTAGRDENDG; this is translated from the coding sequence ATGTCGGCAACGCGATGGGACGACTACGGAagcgtcccgccgccgacgccgctgttccgcgacgacgagacccggcggcggcgacgcgactgGGACGActgggacgcgagggaccggTACCGAGATGACGGCCCTTCGCTGTTTTCTGTTACGCTGTTCGGCTtcctcttcttcgcggcgctcgtcggggtcgggtacgtcgcgagcggggcgcgcgggagtCTGTGGGACAACGGGCCGAGGGCGCGAAACGTGGACCACCGCACGCgcacggaggcggcggacctgGGGATGTGCCAGCCGCAGTGCGACTACGTGAACAACGCAGCGCCGAGATCGCTCATAATCTACAACACCACCTggcgcgcgggcctcgccgacCGACAGGACATGTACTCGGGAgtcctcgcgcagctcgcggcgctcacctgcgcgcgcgtcgcgctcatgCCTCCGAAGCTCGCGCTAGATCCCGGGCACAACAACGGCGTGTACATGCCCTACGAATGGCGATGGGACACCTACATCGCGAACCGATCGTTGgtgccgttcgcgtcgccgttagacgtcgacgcgtacTACGACTACGCGTCGTACGACGAGGAAGCGTTCGACGCGTCTCATGGCCCTCGCGAACCCGTGCTCATGGACTGGAGcaacgacgccgtcgtcatcgcgagGGACTACATGGACCCGTACAATAACCCGGGGGTGGTCATCTTCGGAGAtcacgccgaggcgctcaccgacgaTAAGATCCTGGCGAACCTGCGGCGGGCGATCGAGTGCGCGCGGAACGGCGTGCCTTTCATCTGGAAGATGAACTTCGAGATCGCTTGGGGGCCGAGGTACGACTGGTGGGTGCGCGAGTTCGTgggcgacgatgccggtAAAGCCGGGTTGATGTACGCGGTGAAAcaggcgtcgctcgagcgggAGCTTCGAGCGTTCGGCGCGTTGGATCCCGGCGTGGGTCTGCGCGATTGCAccctcgcggaggtgacgaCGTCCGACGTCATCGACAGGCTCGCGGAtatcgccaccgcgcgcgccctctccgcgtcgggTCTCGGCAGGTCCGTCGAGGATCCCGCCGGGGATCCCGCCGGGGatccgggggcggcggatccCGGGGACGCCAagttcgcggcgctgcacgcgaggcgcggcgacgagctcgcgtgGTGCGATACGTCCCCCGGGGCGTTGGACGACTTCGTCGAGTGCGCGCTGGCCAacgcgacggacccggacgtccgcgcgggcaAGGTGCCCGTGATTTGGTTCACGGACGACTCGGAGGAGTGGTACTGGAACGAGTCGACGGCTTCGATGCGCGCCGGCATGCTGCGGTACATCCGAAGGGACGGGGGCGATCACTTCCCCGGAGTGGTGTACGGCGAGAGTCTGGTGAACGCGACCGTGGAGGAGATGCTGGTGCGGGTGGCGGACGAGatgggcgtcgacgtcgggggTTTCGGCACGGACAGGCGTCACGCCGGCGATAACTACCTCCGGTATCAAATCGGAGTCGAGATGATGCAACGAGCAGAGGCCAACGCGGATGCCTACTGGAACATCCACTACTCCTACCGCGGCGGTAAGCCGTTCAAGTACGGGACGTGCGCTAGGGGGCGCGGGCACCCGTGCGCCCGGGACGGGCCCGTGCTTCGCATGGCCaggggcgaggaggatgcgCTGGCCGAGTTTGACCACCTGCTGGACGTCGGGAACAACGCGTACCTggtgggcggcgtcgagctgcaGAGGGATCGCGAGGCGCTGAAAGCCAACGCCACCGCGAACATCACGACGAACACTGACCCCGGGGGGGTCGTGACGGCGGGGAGGGACGAGAATGATGGGTAA
- a CDS encoding predicted protein yields MGCLASKELPTNAPAGRGPSALDQELWKSTQDLFNRLDRDRDGRITVYELREGALRELELDTTATECATFIGEFSNDSAAMDFPDFLEVMCSGAGTPEEVLLRRFNSVRKKLEYNSEDSCSRAG; encoded by the coding sequence ATGGGCTGCCTGGCGTCGAAGGAGCTACCCACGAACGCCCCCGCTGGCCGTGGACCGAGCGCGCTGGATCAGGAGCTGTGGAAGAGCACGCAGGATCTCTTCAACCGCCTGGATCGTGACAGAGATGGGAGAATAACCGTGTACGAGCTGAGGGAGGGGGCGTTGCGGGAGCTGGAACTGgacacgacggcgacggagtgCGCGACGTTCATTGGAGAGTTTTCCAacgactcggcggcgatggacttTCCGGACTTTCTTGAGGTGATGTGCTCAGGCGCTGGGACCCCCGAGGAAGTGCTTCTGAGGAGGTTCAACTCGGTCAGGAAAAAACTCGAGTACAACTCGGAGGATTCGTGCAGCCGAGCGGGGTGA
- a CDS encoding predicted protein — translation MDARGRSLLYVAARAADPAAVKRALILVNAETASARTASGKTALFAAARGGCREIVEILAKRADADPNARANDGRTALWTACYHGHVEAARVLVQHGADPSIPDASGRTPLLAACAAGSGTCARFLLSGACDMPRRVDAEVKEASAGCSPLFAACVDGDVSTVTSLLCAGAKVDAENKHGRTPLMAAAMCAHADVVLALMCRGADPNRADEGGETALHLAA, via the coding sequence ATGGACGCCAGAGGACGCTCGCTGCtgtacgtcgccgcccgcgccgcggaccccgccgcggtcaaaCGGGCGCTCATCCTCGTcaacgcggagacggcgtccgcgcgaacAGCCTCGGGCAAGACCGCgctgttcgccgccgcccggggcgggtgccgcgagatcgtcgagatcctcgcgaaacgcgccgacgccgacccgaacgcgcgTGCCAACGACGGCCGAACCGCGCTGTGGACCGCGTGCTACCACGGCCACGTCgaagccgcgcgcgtgctgGTCCAACACGGGGCGGATCCGTCCatcccggacgcgtcgggacGGACCCCGCTCCtggccgcgtgcgccgcggggtcggggacgtgcgcgcggtTCTTGTTgagcggcgcgtgcgacatgccgcggcgcgtggacgccgaggtgaaggaggcgtcggcggggtgctcgcccctcttcgccgcgtgcgtggACGGCGATGTATCCACCGTGACGAGTTTGCTGTGCGCGGGGGCCAAGGTGGACGCCGAGAACAAACACGGTCGGACGCCGttgatggccgcggcgatgtgcgcgcacgcggatgtcgtgctcgcgctgatgtgtcgcggcgcggatccGAACAgggcggacgagggcggggaGACGGCGCTCCATCTGGCGGCG
- a CDS encoding predicted protein, with protein MGWVAYAVLLTVAACFASVPTAMAQNDFYGISEDIVQPPTITWLSPPKGHISGGTVLTIYGSGFKRSRVAKVRFATESQFDEVDAEYVSESMIRCVTPKRATPDTAHITVANDGMQFSGWPLVYTKGSGTFLKFIFDNSRPGCLDCLNSAVPLSGGRVYAGLNPSKVVERWVLDNATGPYIGGTLVTITAAGLEWTRAGVAEYDMYIPGTTQRYNGPVGGPGTPHPHNVDPMSSGNGPPVTGTFYPSEHLMCMWQCYFDFDQNAGTGENLTAAGLPAGVDEITESDWVPATWIDYTKISCESPPHKVPGRSNEEIAPTTCRVRVTNDGEKFHEGSYAVWRYEDKRPTVTNIKTNQFSVWPARGPFAGNTEVVVTGTNFLPSKYLKCRFGGVNTADTGGAYEQDDVSHIVGEVGGRVRYISSTEIICVTPIFGPAAAASQYPAGSPGTIGSGAELVVDGYGGESSFLTYPFSMKLLDGTVVMTNRSDSVGNITVVSGGKGYATAPTITLEGGGGCCYNITCAVDEHGTITSVTVHDGGRGYNQGADAAATATISTVADGDPGSDKRQIVHDVKVTEGGSGYLVPPDVYFECSGGPDDRSCFSSGEDSDGGPVPSWVPGEHATAIAVLGEYDPKCDNSWQPCDAQGAVVRVDITFPGRYYSSAPVVKFRPQTPKVIVTPNERILDFADPPKVGYYSNQGKGWDELDPEQSHGSWTNGQKDESIPYDVTGMPNGQNRLPGVSASQNCATPDFCPEARNPEDRGPLLPPLGKAWMDGSIKPGHQELVRVSNNYHKFGAMRGNDQDQVRTHFGYRNQTKNASIGEDMGYWMWSNSGMTEAEMNRCRVSNNPPIHQFSSLQGHGLDAALGLGTADDEFQLIGPTNNLRYLDGSSVGGAPGYGAAAIVTLSANDTVCASTKKCYVSHVTVTNGGKGYMYPPTVTFSGSSGYGAKATAVISGGIVVRIEVDPLARGIGYESNTLTEVHITAVRQPTVYDAAAPHEGVYIDKGALTYDDSQTAHYDHALPNGTDGGDPPPRSVGHGTYTIDQSARSVHVGQFASTSNYMVGHGAFPGHPGNQNLGHPRKDCIYFLYSDIYVSPSGSDSTGQGTAGRPYRTLQKCIDASLAGSRDYYVYKRADGGDRDPAIPDGTPRYGIESAGERVDATKAGMNTGTGRDKGYTGRQVRNYNERRTGWREATTGRLYGGRSWSDNTRDTQKGFGYTVNRDRCVLKDGVYWGEGNRELQPHGHMVEIWAENAQNVIIDCGGRGVGKNVFTADRHSGERASVLGSVTMHGVVMRRCTVRADPKANHRPYYPGRPGYGPGAKNPNGQSCWPGATGCQYRQAVDGQAAGQ; from the exons ATGGGGTGGGTGGCTTATGCGGTCCtcctcaccgtcgcggccTGTTTCGCATCCGTTCCCACGGCAATGGCCCAAAACGACTTCTACGGCATCAGCGAAGACATCGTTCAACCGCCGACG ATCACGTGGCTGTCCCCTCCCAAGGGACACATCTCCGGCGGCACGGTCCTGACCATCTACGGCTCCGGCTTCaagcgctcgcgcgtcgctaAGGTTCGCTTCGCCACCGAGTCTCAGTTCGACGAGGTTGACGCCGAGTACGTGAGCGAGTCCATGATCAGGTGCGTGACCCCGAAGCGCGCCACGCCGGACACCGCGCACATAACCGTCGCCAACGACGGCATGCAGTTCAGCGGATGGCCGTTGGTCTACACCAAAGGGTCCGGCACCTTCCTCAAGTTCATCTTCGACAACAGCCGGCCCGGGTGCCTCGACTGCCTCAACTCCGCCGTTCCGCTCTCCGGAGGGCGGGTCTACGCGGGCTTGAACCCCTCGAAGGTTGTCGAACGGTGGGTCCTCGACAACGCCACCGGGCCGTACATCGGCGGCACGCTCGTGACGATCACCGCGGCTGGGCTGGAGTGGACCcgagccggcgtcgcggagtaCGACATGTACATCCCGGGCACCACGCAGCGGTACAACGGACCGGTTGGGGGACCGGGGACGCCGCACCCGCACAACGTCGACCCCATGAGCTCGGGTAACGGACCGCCCGTCACCGGCACGTTCTACCCGAGCGAACACCTGATGTGCATGTGGCAGTGCTACTTTGACTTTGACCAGAACGCCGGGACTGGGGAGaacctcaccgcggcggggttaccggcgggggtggacgagATCACCGAGTCGGATTGGGTCCCCGCCACGTGGATCGATTACACCAAGATCTCGTGCGAGTCCCCGCCGCACAAGGTCCCGGGACGGAGCAACGAGGAGATCGCTCCGACGACGTgccgcgttcgcgtcacCAACGACGGCGAAAAGTTCCACGAGGGTTCGTACGCCGTTTGGCGATACGAGGATAAGAGACCGACGGTGACAAACATCAAGACGAACCAGTTCAGCGTctggcccgcgcgcgggccctTCGCGGGGAACACCGAGGTTGTCGTCACCGGCACCAACTTCCTCCCGTCCAAGTACCTCAAGTGCAGGTTCGGCGGGGTCAACACCGCGGATACCGGCGGGGCTTACGAACAGGACGACGTCTCCCACATCGTAGGCGAGGTTGGCGGCCGCGTGCGTTACATCTCGAGCACCGAGATCATCTGCGTGACGCCCATCttcggacccgccgcggcggcgagccagTACCCGGCGGGGAGCCCGGGCACGatcggctcgggcgcggagctcgtcgtcgacgggtacggcggcgagagcTCTTTTCTCACGTATCCGTTTTCGATGAAGCTGCTGGACGGCACGGTGGTCATGACGAACAGGAGCGACTCCGTCGGCAACATCACCGTGGTGTCCGGGGGTAAGGGttacgccaccgcgccgacgatcacgctcgaaggcggcggcgggtgctgCTATAACATCACCTGCGCCGTGGACGAGCACGGTACGATCACGTCTGTCACCGTgcacgacggcggccgcgggtaCAAccagggcgccgacgccgcggcgaccgcgacgatatccaccgtcgcggacggcgatCCCGGCAGCGATAAGAGGCAGATAGTCCACGACGTTAAGGTCACCGAGGGCGGCTCCGGGTACCTCGTGCCACCAGACGTCTACTTTGAGTGCTCCGGCGGGCCCGACGATAGGAGCTGCTTTTCGTCCGGGGAGGATTCCGACGGTGGCCCGGTCCCGTCGTGGGTCCCCGGCGAgcacgccaccgcgatcgcggtgCTGGGCGAGTACGATCCGAAGTGCGATAACTCCTGGCAGCCGTGCGACGCGcagggcgccgtcgttcgcgtggATATCACCTTCCCCGGGCGGTACtactcgtccgcgcccgtggtCAAGTTTCGGCCGCAGACGCCGAAGGTGATCGTGACCCCCAACGAGCGGATACTCGACTTCGCCGACCCGCCCAAGGTTGGCTACTACAGCAACCAGGGCAAGGGATGGGACGAACTGGACCCCGAGCAGAGTCACGGGTCTTGGACCAACGGCCAGAAGGACGAGTCGATTCCCTACGACGTCACCGGCATGCCGAACGGCCAGAACAGGTTGCCGGGCGTCTCGGCGTCGCAGAACTGCGCCACGCCGGATTTCTGTCCGGAGGCCAGGAACCCCGAGGACCGTGGGCCGCTGTTACCGCCGCTCGGCAAGGCTTGGATGGACGGCTCGATCAAACCCGGACACCAGGAGCTGGTTCGGGTGTCCAACAACTACCACAAGTTCGGCGCCATGCGAGGTAACGACCAGGACCAGGTGCGCACGCACTTTGGGTACAGGAACCAGACCAAGAACGCGTCGATCGGCGAGGACATGGGGTACTGGATGTGGAGTAACAGCGGGATGACGGAGGCTGAGATGAACCGATGCAGGGTTTCGAACAATCCACCCATTCATCAGTTTTCGTCCCTTCAGGGccacgggctcgacgccgcgctcggtctgggaaccgccgacgacgagtttCAGCTCATCGGACCCACGAACAACCTCCGTTACCTCGACGGGTCctccgtgggcggcgcgccggggtacggcgccgcggcgattgTCACGCTGAGCGCCAACGACACGGTTTGCGCGTCGACCAAAAAGTGCTACGTTTCGCACGTCACCGTGACCAACGGCGGCAAGGGGTACATGTATCCTCCGACCGTCACCTTCAGCGGAAGTAGCGGCTacggcgccaaggcgacCGCGGTCATCagcggcggcatcgtcgtgCGCATCGAGGTCGacccgctcgctcgcggcaTCGGCTACGAGTCGAATACGTTGACGGAGGTTCACATCACCGCGGTTCGACAGCCCACGGTGTACGACGCGGCTGCGCCGCACGAGGGCGTCTACATCGACAAGGGCGCGCTGACCTACGACGACTCACAAACCGCGCACTACGATCACGCGCTGCCCAAcggcaccgacggcggcgatcccCCCCCGCGCAGCGTCGGCCACGGCACGTACACGATTGACcagtcggcgaggtcggtTCACGTCGGGCAGTTCGCGTCCACCAGCAACTACATGGTCGGCCACGGCGCCTTCCCGGGCCATCCGGGCAACCAGAACCTCGGACACCCGCGCAAGGACTGCATATACTTTCTGTACAGCGACATATacgtgtcgccgtcggggagcGATTCCACAGGGCAGGGCACCGCGGGGCGGCCGTACCGGACCCTGCAAAAATGCATCGACGCCTCGTTGGCGGGATCCAGGGACTATTACGTGTACAAGAgagccgacggcggggacaGGGACCCGGCGATACCCGACGGTACTCCGCGGTACGGCATCGAGAGCGCGGGggagcgcgtggacgcgacgaaggcTGGCATGAACACCGGCACGGGTCGCGATAAGGGATACACCGGTCGCCAGGTTCGCAACTACAACGAGCGCCGGACGGGTTGGCGGGAGGCCACCACCGGCAGACTTTACGGCGGCAGGAGCTGGAGCGACAACACCCGAGACACCCAGAAGGGCTTCGGGTACACGGTCAACAGGGACAGGTGCGTGCTGAAGGACGGGGTGTACTGGGGCGAGGGCAACAGGGAGCTGCAACCTCACGGGCACATGGTGGAGATTTGGGCGGAGAATGCGCAGAACGTCATCATCGActgcggcggccgcggcgtggggAAGAACGTCTTCACCGCCGACAGGCacagcggcgagcgcgcgtcggtgcTCGGCAGCGTCACCAtgcacggcgtcgtcatGCGAAGGTGCACGGTTCGCGCCGATCCCAAGGCTAACCACCGACCCTACTATCCCGGGCGGCCGGGATACGGCCCCGGCGCGAAGAACCCCAACGGGCAGAGCTGCtggccgggcgcgacggggtgcCAGTACCGCCAGGCGGTGGACGGCCAGGCCGCGGGTCAGTAG
- a CDS encoding predicted protein — protein MAKFFSGVFNYVFNELLVDTLANSRAFQRFAVRTDKALREAQASGKLTDVAKAPGEAAKTATEYGRAVWDELTRQAAEMERNAKQKAGGGK, from the coding sequence atggcgaagTTCTTCAGCGGCGTCTTCAACTACGTCTTCAACGAGTTGTTGGTGGACACGCTCGCCAACAGCCGCGCGTTCCAGAGGTTCGCCGTGCGCACCGACAaggcgctgagggaggcgCAGGCGAGCGGCAAGCTCACGGACGTGGCGAAAGCCCctggcgaggcggcgaagaccgCGACGGAGTACGGGAGGGCGGTGTGGGACGAGCTCACGcggcaggcggcggagatggagcGGAACGCGAAGCAAAAGGCTGGAGGGGGCAAGTGA
- a CDS encoding predicted protein codes for MNGGPFKLPTKENADAAKKKREAIARIKKWVESRIPDKHIKDRTCVVDVSEIVCGDPECAPIDTAVRIIYEGKAEGPVGTAFAFPCQSVELTREALDERMPPASTFEDWYEGKPTHWPPPPDDVTLRFEVGARVECKVGKKEWAPGAVTMHWFRQGDWPPGMFAPYQVQLDDGRLIFAPDDANKCIRAEGSGKGWCCFGG; via the exons ATGAACGGGGGTCCGTTCAAGCTTCCCACCAAGGAAAatgcggacgccgcgaagaagaagaga GAGGCGATCGCCCGGATCAAGAAGTGGGTCGAGTCTCGCATCCCGGATAAGCACATCAAGGATCGCAcgtgcgtcgtcgacgtctcgGAG ATCGTGTGCGGCGACCCCGAGTGCGCCCCCATAGACACCGCGGTGCGAATCATCTACGAGGGGAAGGCGGAAGGTCCGGTTGGCACCGCGTTTGCCTTTCCATGCCAATCCGTCGAGCTGACGAGAGAGGCTCTCGACGAGCGCATGCCCCCGGCGTCAACCTTCGAGGACTGGTACGAGGGTAAACCAACGCactggccgccgccgccggacgacgTGACTCTGAGGTTCGAggtcggcgcgagggtcgagTGCAAGGTGGGTAAGAAGGAGTGGGCGCCCGGGGCGGTGACCATGCACTGGTTCAGGCAGGGCGACTGGCCCCCAGGCATGTTCGCGCCCTATCAGGTGCAGCTCGACGACGGTCGGCTGATCTTCGCGCCGGACGATGCGAACAAGTGCATCAGGGCGGAGGGCTCGGGGAAGGGATGGTGCTGCTTCGGGGGTTGA
- a CDS encoding predicted protein: MAGPFKLPNKAEAEAEKKKRAAIKQVKEWVESYIPPEHLANHDCVVDVSEVQCGDPNCAPIDTAVRIIYKGDDQGGNVGTVFGVPCEAVDVEQSDIDEMMPPAEYFDAWHKGETRHWPPPPENPEPGEPPDVELRFKVGDRVECCIARGPDGWAPGTIVSHWFRAPQWPTGQFAPYQIKLDSSENLIFAPQDRDNCIRALSEQGMSFGFQQ, translated from the exons ATGGCGGGTCCCTTCAAGCTGCCCAACAAggcggaggccgaggccgaaaAGAAGAAGAGG GCTGCGATCAAGCAGGTCAAGGAGTGGGTCGAGTCATACATTCCACCCGAGCACCTCGCCAACCACGActgcgtcgtcgacgtctccgag GTTCAATGCGGCGACCCCAACTGCGCCCCCATCGACACCGCCGTGCGCATCATCTACAAGGGCGACGACCAGGGCGGCAACGTGGGAACCGTCTTTGGCGTCCCGTGCGAGGCGGTTGACGTGGAGCAGAgcgacatcgacgagatgatgccgcccgcggagTACTTCGACGCCTGGCACAAGGGCGAGACGAGGCactggccgccgccgccggagaacCCCGAGCCCGGCGAGCCGCCCGACGTGGAGCTGCGGTTCAAGGTTGGCGACAGGGTGGAGTGCTGCATCGCGCGGGGGCCAGACGGTTGGGCGCCTGGCACGATCGTGTCGCACTGGTTCAGGGCGCCGCAGTGGCCCACCGGCCAGTTCGCGCCCTACCAGATCAAGCTGGACTCTAGCGAGAACCTGATCTTCGCCCCGCAGGACAGGGACAACTGCATCAGGGCCCTTTCTGAGCAGGGCATGTCATTCGGGTTTCAGCAGTGA